The nucleotide sequence CGCGCGCACCATGCGGGCCAATGGGCTCACCCGTACCCCGGACAGGGCGGAATAGGCCGCGCAGCACGGGGCCGGATCGGCCCGCTCGCGGCGGGGCCGCGGCGTGGAGTCAGCCACGTTTCAACCCGAAGTGGCGTCATTATGCCGTAGACTCAACCTGGGAGAAGCGGTAATAGTCCGCTAGCCATCACTGAAAGGGGAGCACATGGCTGCCATGAAGCCCAGGACCGGCGACGGGCCGCTCGAGGTCGTCAAGGAGGGCCGCTCCATCATCATGCGGATGCCGCTGGAGGGCGGCGGCCGGCTGGTCGTTGAGATCACGCCCGATGAGATCAAGGAGCTGCAGGAGGCACTGGCCTCCGTGAAGTACTGATCGCTGAAGTACGCAACAGTACTTAGCAGCTACCGGGAGTACCGCAGCGCGTCCTGGTGCTGTTGCCGCGCTGGCAACGGCGCGCGAACATGAAGTAGAAGACTGGCAGGTCCGTCCGCCGGGCCGCTTAGGCCCGGCGGACGGCGACTAGTAGGCCGTCGTCAACCGGCAGCAGCGAGGTGAGCAGATTCGCCTCGTCCCGCAGGGACTTGCCCAGTTCACGCGCCGCAACCGTGGTGGCGTCCCGGCGCGCCGGGTCTGCAACGTGGTCATTCCACAGGGCGTGTGTCACTACCAGGACGCCTCCCGGCCGCAGCATGCGGATTGCCTGCGGCGTGAGTTGAGCCGCCTCCTCAGGGTCGACGTCGAGCACCACCATGTCGTAGGAGTGAGCAGCCATACGCGGCATGACGTCCGAGGCGCGCCCCTGAATGACACGGGTGCGGGCACTGGGGTATCCGGCGTCGTCAAAGGCCCGGCGGGCCTCACGCTGGAACTCGGGCTCGACGTCGATGGTGGTCAGCACGCCGTCGGCGCCCATGCCTGCCAGCAGCCACAGGCCGGAGACGCCCGTGCCCGTGCCCACCTCGGCGACGGACTTGGCGCCGCTGACAGCGGCCAGCATGCGCAGGGCGGCGCCCGTGGCCGCAGAGACCGGGTCGGTTCCCAGCTCGATGCCGCGCAGGCGGGCCTGAGCGGCCGGTTCCCCTCTAGCGGGAACTCTTCCGTGTAGGACCAGCTCAGCGTCTTGTCAGCAGCCACCGTATGCTCCTCCTGCGGCACCGGGCCGCCTATCCGTCACTTGAACTCCGATGATGCCGGATCGCCGGTACGGAGTCAGGCCCATTCTTTCAGGTCCAGCTCGGTTTTCGTGTCCACCCGCCCGCATAGTTGCCCATACCGCTCCTTATGCTGGTCCTTATACTGGCGTCATGTTTCCGGGCATCTCGGGTGCGGAGTTCTTCGTCCTCCTGCTGGTACTAGTCATTGTGGTGGGTCCGCAGCGCCTGCCCGAATACACCCGCAAGCTGACGCAGGGCGTGCGGCGGCTGCGTGTGTTCCTCGACAACGCCAAGACCCAGATCGCCGAGGAGGTCGGCCCCGAGCTGAGCGAGCTGGACCTGTCCGACCTGGACCCGCGCAACTACGACCCCCGCAAGATCGTGCGCGACGCGCTGGGGGAGGACCTCGAGGCCATTCGCCGGGACCTGACCAACCCCTTCCAGTCGGTGATGGAAACCGCCAAGGAGGCCAGTGACGAGGCCGCGGCAGCGGTCAGTGGCAAGGGCCAGAAGAGCTCCAAGTCGTTGTCGCGGATGATTGAGGACAAGGCCGACGAGACGCGCGCCGCTCGGGCTGCGGCGAAGCCCACCGCGGCGGGCCCCTCAGTGGAGCCTGGGCCGGCGCCGAGCCAGGCACGGGACGGGGCTGGCGCGGATGCGTCCGAGAACGGCGTCAAGGACCCGCAGCAGGCAGCTGCCGAGGCGGCAGCGGTGACAGCCGAGCTGCCTCAGGTCGACTCGGTTGCTGCCGCAGGTGCGGAGTCCGACGCCAGCGGGGATGCAACCACGGAGCGCGCCGCGGATACAGGCGAGTCCACCTGCGGGGATGCCGTGAGCGGGGAGGATGCCGCTGCCGCACGTGCTGCGGCTCAGCCCGCCGTGGATGCCGGTGACACGGTCACGGCCGAGATCCCCGAGGTGCAGCCACCCGCCGCCGACGAGCCGGCTGCGGATCAGGACGCGGCTGCAGAACCGCAAGTGGCTGCGGATGCGGTCGCGGCCAGTGTCCCCTCCAGTCTGGAGGCGGAAGCGGCACGGCACGGGGACGCGCAGACTCTGCGCCCGGTCTCGCCGCGCGACATTGTGCGCGCCGCAAACGAAGCGGCCCGTACTCGCGCCGAGGCCGCCGCGGCCCTCATCTGACCCCGTCCGCCTCCCCGCTCACCCTGCCGACGGTCCTCCATCGCCGAGTTCGGTAGGCGTTACGTGCCGAGTTCGGTCGATACGGTAATCGACACGGGTCCGGAG is from Actinomyces sp. 432 and encodes:
- a CDS encoding Sec-independent protein translocase TatB; amino-acid sequence: MFPGISGAEFFVLLLVLVIVVGPQRLPEYTRKLTQGVRRLRVFLDNAKTQIAEEVGPELSELDLSDLDPRNYDPRKIVRDALGEDLEAIRRDLTNPFQSVMETAKEASDEAAAAVSGKGQKSSKSLSRMIEDKADETRAARAAAKPTAAGPSVEPGPAPSQARDGAGADASENGVKDPQQAAAEAAAVTAELPQVDSVAAAGAESDASGDATTERAADTGESTCGDAVSGEDAAAARAAAQPAVDAGDTVTAEIPEVQPPAADEPAADQDAAAEPQVAADAVAASVPSSLEAEAARHGDAQTLRPVSPRDIVRAANEAARTRAEAAAALI
- a CDS encoding DUF3117 domain-containing protein, producing the protein MAAMKPRTGDGPLEVVKEGRSIIMRMPLEGGGRLVVEITPDEIKELQEALASVKY